A window from Streptomyces sp. NBC_00299 encodes these proteins:
- a CDS encoding AraC family transcriptional regulator, producing the protein MEAPRHDTRGIVDPAALLNRVRFRRHEPAEPLRRYVEWYWLIDWDLPAPYASHIVPHPAVNLTFQWDEDEGPPYAEVTGVALGLYTRKLTGRGRVCGAKFRPGGFRPYAPEVPVSRWTGRALPAHEVFAQATGDAAHTIVTPADDAARVAALDAFLLALPCAPDPQADLAMDLVRHIRADRTVRRVGDFAEEQGLSVRALQRLFSTYVGVSPKWCVLGYRIHEALDLTGTRTDVDWATLAGELGYADQAHLVRDFTATVGVPPTAYAADARSGGTDG; encoded by the coding sequence ATGGAGGCACCCCGCCACGACACCCGCGGGATCGTCGACCCGGCCGCGCTGCTGAACCGCGTCCGGTTCCGCCGCCACGAGCCCGCCGAGCCGCTGCGCCGGTACGTCGAGTGGTACTGGCTCATCGACTGGGACCTGCCCGCGCCCTACGCCTCGCACATCGTCCCGCACCCGGCCGTGAACCTCACCTTCCAGTGGGACGAGGACGAGGGGCCGCCGTATGCCGAGGTCACCGGCGTCGCGCTCGGCCTCTACACCCGGAAGCTGACCGGCCGGGGCCGGGTCTGCGGGGCGAAGTTCCGGCCCGGCGGCTTCCGGCCCTACGCCCCCGAGGTGCCGGTGTCGCGGTGGACGGGCCGCGCGCTGCCCGCCCACGAGGTGTTCGCGCAGGCCACGGGCGACGCCGCCCACACGATCGTCACCCCTGCCGACGACGCCGCCCGCGTGGCCGCCCTCGACGCCTTCCTGCTCGCCCTGCCCTGCGCCCCGGACCCGCAGGCCGACCTCGCCATGGACCTCGTCCGGCACATCCGCGCCGACCGCACGGTGCGCCGCGTCGGCGACTTCGCCGAGGAACAGGGCCTGTCGGTGCGGGCGCTGCAGCGCCTGTTCTCGACGTACGTCGGCGTCAGCCCCAAGTGGTGCGTCCTCGGCTATCGCATCCACGAGGCCCTGGACCTCACCGGCACCCGCACCGACGTCGACTGGGCCACCCTGGCCGGCGAACTCGGCTACGCCGACCAGGCCCACCTCGTCCGGGACTTCACGGCGACGGTGGGGGTGCCGCCGACGGCGTACGCGGCGGACGCCCGGTCCGGCGGCACCGACGGTTGA
- a CDS encoding NADP-dependent oxidoreductase: MRAAVVRTFGGPDAVEVLEREVPEPGAGQVRIKVAAAALNPVDAGLAAGVFGGAGADVGLGWDVAGTVDAVGPAASWSVGDEVVALHHGMLRPLGTHAEYVVVPADAVAKAPATADAVHAATLPLNALTAAQALDRLELGADHSLLVTGAAGAVGGYAVQLAAHRGMSVTALAREADEELVRSFGATRFTAGAVEAGSFDAVLDAAILGETALEWVRDGGAYIGVIPGTQPGSVRGVRTGAVEVSADGAQLAELVRLVDDGVLTLRVAEIFALVDAAKAHARLAEGGVRGRLVLVP, from the coding sequence ATGCGCGCTGCTGTGGTGAGGACGTTCGGCGGACCGGACGCCGTGGAGGTCTTGGAGCGGGAGGTGCCCGAGCCGGGTGCGGGGCAGGTGCGGATCAAGGTCGCGGCTGCCGCGCTGAACCCGGTCGACGCGGGGCTGGCGGCCGGTGTCTTCGGGGGTGCCGGCGCTGATGTCGGGCTCGGCTGGGACGTGGCCGGGACGGTGGACGCGGTGGGGCCGGCCGCTTCCTGGAGTGTCGGGGACGAGGTGGTGGCGCTGCACCACGGCATGCTCAGGCCGCTCGGTACGCATGCCGAGTACGTCGTCGTCCCCGCGGACGCCGTCGCCAAGGCCCCGGCGACGGCCGACGCCGTCCACGCGGCGACGCTGCCGCTGAACGCCCTGACCGCCGCGCAGGCCCTGGACCGGCTGGAGTTGGGGGCGGATCACTCGCTGCTGGTGACGGGCGCGGCGGGCGCGGTCGGCGGATACGCCGTCCAACTCGCCGCTCACCGGGGGATGTCCGTGACCGCCCTGGCCCGCGAGGCCGACGAGGAACTCGTACGGTCCTTCGGGGCCACCCGCTTCACGGCGGGTGCCGTCGAGGCGGGCAGCTTCGACGCCGTGCTGGACGCCGCGATCCTCGGCGAGACGGCGCTTGAGTGGGTGCGGGACGGGGGCGCCTACATCGGCGTCATTCCGGGCACCCAGCCCGGTTCCGTGCGCGGGGTGCGGACCGGTGCGGTCGAGGTGAGCGCGGACGGGGCGCAGCTCGCCGAACTGGTCCGGCTGGTGGACGACGGGGTGCTGACCCTCCGGGTGGCCGAGATCTTCGCGCTGGTCGACGCGGCCAAGGCGCACGCCCGGCTGGCGGAGGGCGGGGTGCGGGGCCGGTTGGTCCTGGTTCCTTGA
- a CDS encoding ester cyclase translates to MGQARDVMDRLTAAITTADPKGIAELYAQDAVAVTPDGGELHGRDDITAYWRQMAEMIPDGRYESVHSYEVGNTAIDEGVFTGRNTGPIQLPTGETLPATQKEIRIRGVDFATVDDSGHIVDYRLYFDEMEFLGQLGLLPPA, encoded by the coding sequence ATGGGACAGGCACGTGACGTCATGGACCGGCTCACCGCAGCGATCACCACGGCGGACCCGAAGGGCATAGCCGAGCTGTACGCACAGGACGCGGTCGCCGTCACCCCCGATGGCGGAGAACTGCACGGGCGAGACGACATCACCGCGTACTGGCGCCAGATGGCGGAGATGATTCCCGACGGCCGGTACGAGTCGGTGCACTCCTACGAGGTCGGCAACACGGCCATCGACGAGGGCGTCTTCACCGGCCGGAACACGGGACCGATCCAGCTGCCCACGGGAGAGACGCTGCCCGCGACGCAGAAGGAGATCAGGATCCGCGGGGTCGACTTCGCCACCGTCGACGACAGCGGACACATCGTCGACTACCGGCTCTACTTCGACGAGATGGAGTTCCTCGGGCAGTTGGGGCTGCTGCCGCCGGCCTGA
- a CDS encoding YnfA family protein, with amino-acid sequence MLILRSAALFVVAALFEIGGAWLVWQGVREHRGLLWIGAGVMALGAYGFIATLQPDAEFGRILAAYGGVFVAGSLAWGMVADGYRPDRWDVTGALICLAGMAVIMYAPRGD; translated from the coding sequence ATGCTCATCCTGCGTTCCGCGGCCCTGTTCGTCGTCGCCGCCCTCTTCGAGATCGGCGGCGCCTGGCTGGTCTGGCAGGGTGTGCGCGAACACCGCGGCCTGCTGTGGATCGGCGCGGGCGTGATGGCCCTCGGCGCCTACGGCTTCATCGCCACACTCCAGCCCGACGCCGAGTTCGGCCGCATCCTCGCCGCGTACGGCGGTGTCTTCGTCGCCGGTTCACTGGCCTGGGGCATGGTCGCCGACGGCTACCGCCCGGACCGCTGGGACGTCACGGGCGCACTGATCTGCCTCGCGGGCATGGCGGTGATCATGTACGCGCCGCGAGGCGACTGA
- a CDS encoding tyrosine-protein phosphatase — translation MDRHIRFEALHNFRDLGGYPTTDGHRVRAGRLYRADSLGKLREGTADWTRFRALGIGTVIDLRYPWEIENSGRIPDHPSFTYHNLSIEHRPYNQAALTPDVDPGGYLAERYREVALDGTKEIRGALELVAKAAESDTPLAFHCASGKDRTGLLAALILGLLGVPERTIAEDFTLTELAAPALLADWKARNEGRAPTWPGFGRAPEAVMRLFLAELAGRYGSIEGYVSEALSLDPRSLSETLRAALLER, via the coding sequence GTGGACAGACACATACGTTTCGAGGCGCTGCACAACTTCCGCGACCTGGGCGGCTACCCGACGACCGACGGCCACCGCGTCCGCGCCGGCCGTCTCTACCGCGCGGACTCGCTCGGCAAGTTGAGAGAGGGCACCGCGGACTGGACCCGCTTCCGCGCCCTGGGCATCGGCACGGTCATCGACCTGCGCTACCCGTGGGAGATCGAGAACAGCGGCCGTATCCCGGACCACCCGTCGTTCACCTACCACAACCTCAGCATCGAGCACCGCCCGTACAACCAGGCGGCCTTGACGCCCGACGTGGACCCCGGCGGGTATCTGGCAGAGCGCTACAGGGAGGTGGCGCTGGACGGCACGAAGGAAATCCGCGGCGCGCTGGAACTCGTGGCGAAGGCAGCGGAGTCGGACACGCCCCTGGCCTTCCACTGCGCCTCGGGCAAGGACCGCACGGGTCTGCTGGCGGCACTGATCCTGGGCCTGCTCGGGGTGCCGGAGCGCACGATCGCCGAAGACTTCACCCTCACCGAACTGGCCGCCCCCGCCCTGCTGGCCGACTGGAAGGCCCGCAACGAAGGCCGCGCCCCGACCTGGCCGGGCTTCGGCCGAGCCCCCGAAGCGGTCATGCGCCTGTTCCTGGCGGAACTGGCGGGCCGTTACGGCTCCATCGAGGGCTACGTCTCCGAGGCGCTGTCCCTGGACCCACGGTCGTTGAGCGAGACGCTCCGGGCCGCACTGCTGGAGCGGTGA
- a CDS encoding winged helix-turn-helix transcriptional regulator, which yields MPTTTAAQRREEARIAYDAFLKSCPTNQLLDRLSDKWVSLVVAALSAGPMRYSDLGRKIAGVSPKMLTQTLRSLERDGLLTRTVTPSVPVRVDYELTPLGHGLALLLTAVKDWAETHFDEVRQARERYDSETPDE from the coding sequence ATGCCGACCACGACAGCGGCCCAGCGGCGCGAAGAGGCCCGTATCGCCTACGACGCGTTCCTCAAGAGCTGCCCCACCAACCAGCTCCTGGACCGCCTCAGCGACAAGTGGGTCAGCCTCGTCGTCGCCGCCCTCTCCGCGGGCCCCATGCGCTACAGCGACCTCGGCCGCAAGATCGCCGGCGTCAGCCCCAAGATGCTGACCCAGACCCTGCGCTCACTGGAGCGGGACGGCCTCCTCACGCGCACCGTCACCCCGTCGGTCCCCGTCCGCGTCGACTACGAGCTCACGCCGCTCGGACACGGCCTGGCCCTGCTGCTGACCGCGGTGAAGGACTGGGCGGAGACCCACTTCGACGAGGTCCGCCAGGCACGCGAGCGCTACGACAGCGAGACCCCGGACGAGTAG
- a CDS encoding SDR family NAD(P)-dependent oxidoreductase codes for MPAAAPSTASRIAVVTGASSGIGAATARQLAAAGYRVVLTARRKDRIEALAEEINAAGHSAAAYQLDVTDRAAVDEFALAFKTIGVLVNNAGGALGADPVATGDPADWRTMYETNVLGTLNLTQALLPKLEASGDGTVVVVSSTAGHGTYEGGGGYVAAKHGAHVLAETLRLEIVGRPVRVIEVAPGMVKTDEFALTRFSGDTDKASKVYEGVAAPLTADDVADTITWAITRPSHVNIDLLVVRPRAQASNTKVHREK; via the coding sequence ATGCCCGCCGCAGCCCCGTCCACCGCCTCCCGCATCGCCGTCGTCACCGGTGCGAGCAGCGGAATCGGCGCCGCCACGGCACGGCAGCTGGCCGCGGCCGGCTACCGCGTGGTCCTCACCGCCCGCCGCAAGGACCGCATCGAGGCACTGGCCGAGGAGATCAACGCGGCCGGCCACTCGGCCGCGGCCTACCAGCTGGACGTGACCGACCGCGCGGCGGTCGACGAGTTCGCCCTGGCCTTCAAGACGATCGGCGTCCTCGTGAACAACGCCGGCGGCGCACTGGGCGCCGACCCGGTGGCCACCGGCGACCCGGCCGACTGGCGCACGATGTACGAGACGAACGTCCTCGGCACCCTGAACCTCACCCAGGCCCTGCTCCCGAAGCTGGAGGCGAGCGGCGACGGCACGGTGGTCGTCGTCTCCTCCACCGCCGGCCACGGCACCTACGAGGGCGGCGGGGGCTACGTCGCCGCCAAGCACGGCGCCCACGTCCTCGCCGAGACCCTGCGCCTGGAGATCGTCGGCCGCCCGGTCCGCGTCATCGAGGTCGCGCCCGGCATGGTCAAGACGGACGAGTTCGCCCTGACCCGCTTCTCCGGCGACACCGACAAGGCGTCGAAGGTCTACGAGGGCGTGGCCGCCCCGCTGACGGCCGACGACGTCGCCGACACCATCACCTGGGCCATCACCCGCCCCAGCCACGTCAACATCGACCTCCTGGTGGTCCGGCCCCGCGCCCAGGCGTCCAACACGAAGGTCCACAGGGAGAAGTAG